CAACATTGGGACGTCCTAAAATGGCTACAAAGCCTGATTTAAATGTCATAATTTCCTCTTATTGTTTAAAATAGTAAATCCCAAATGCGTGGGAGAAAGATAAGTGCACCTGTCACTGCGGCAAGAAGGGAAACCACAAGCACGGCACCTGCTGCCATGTCCTTGGCTTTCTTTGCCAACATAGAAAAGTGATAGTGACTGGCTAGATCCACCACATTTTCAATAGCAGAGTTTATAATCTCAAAGGCTACTACTAAGAAAATGCTCATTAGGAGAAAGAGCCATTCGATTCGTGACACCTGAAAAACAAAACCTGCAAGGATAACTACTAGAGCCGTCACTGCATGTTTTCGCATATTGCGTTCTTCCTTGATCGCAGTCAGAATCCCTGTGATGGCAAATTCTAAACTGGATACCAGGTCACGATTTTTCCATTTTCGTTTATTGTCTTGTGAGTCCATAGGCTGTCAAAATTTCTTCTTGTAAACCGAACATCTCCGCTTCTTCTTCCGGAGTGTAGTGATCGTAGCCGTTAATGTGTAAAAAGCCGTGTACTGCCAAGAAGCCCATCTCACGCTCAAAGCTGTGACCATATTCCTCAGCCTGCTCATGTGCTTTATCGATAGAGATGAAAAGTTCCCCAATATAGGCATCAAACTCAGACATCATCTCTACTAATTCAGGATTTTCAAGCAAATCCTCTTCATCAAAGGCAATATCCAACTCTGGTTTATACTCAAGGCTGATGACATCTGTCGGACGATCCGTATCACGGTACTCGAGGTTGAGTTCGTGGCTACGATCGTTGGTCACAAAAGTGACTGCCATCTCCTTGTCTTCTTTTCCTATTTTTTGGGCTGCAAATTCCAAAATTTCTTGGGTTTGTTGCAAGATTTCTTGTGAAACTTGACCAGTTTCATCTACCATTTCAATATACATGTACTTCTCGATTCTCTTTACTTGGCTTTATTATACCATATTTCCATGATTTTATTCTACCTTTTTGATATAATACTATGGAATACAATCACAAGGAGAGAACGATGTCATTTGACGGATTTTTTTTACACCACATGGTTGAGGAATTGCGAAGAGAGTTGGTCAATGGTCGCATCCAAAAAATCAATCAGCCTTTTGAACAAGAGTTGGTCTTGCAAATCCGCAGCAATCGCCAAAGCCATCGCCTGCTCCTCTCTGCTCATCCCGTTTTTGGTCGCGTCCAGCTGACGCAAACGACTTTTGAAAATCCAGCCCAACCTTCTACTTTTATCATGGTTTTGAGAAAGTATTTGCAAGGTGCTCTGATTGAATCAATTGAGCAAGTGGAAAACGACCGTATCGTGGAGATCACCGTTTCCAATAAAAACGAAATTGGGGATCATATTCAGGCGACTCTGATTATCGAAATCATGGGCAAACACAGCAATATTCTCCTCGTAGATAAAAGTAGCCATAAAATCCTCGAAGTCATCAAACACGTCGGCTTTTCACAAAATAGCTACCGCACCTTGCTTCCTGGATCGACCTATATCGCTCCACCAAGTACCGAGTCTCTCAATCCTTTTACTGTCAAGGATGAAAAGCTCTTTGAAATCCTGCAAACCCAAGAACTAACTGCAAAAAATCTTCAAAGTCTCTTTCAAGGTTTGGGGCGAGATACGGCAAACGAACTGGAAAGTCTATTGGTTCATGACAAACTGTCTACTTTCCGTCACTTTTTTGGACAAGAAACCAAACCTTACCTAACAGAGACTTCTTTCAGTCCAGTTCCTTTTGCCAATCGTGTAGGAGAGCCTTTTACCAGTCTTTCTGACTTGCTGGACACCTACTATAAGGACAAGGCTGAACGAGACCGCGTTAAGCAGCAAGCCAGTGAACTGATTCGTCGTGTTGAAAATGAACTTCAGAAAAATCGACATAAGCTGAAAAAACAAGAAAAAGAGTTACTGGCGACAGACAATGCTGAGGAGTTTCGTCAAAAAGGAGAATTGCTGACAACCTTCCTCCACCAAGTACCTAATGACCAAGATCAGGTTACCTTGGACAACTACTACACCAATCAGCCTATCACAATTGCTCTTGATAAGGCACTAACTCCCAGCCAGAATGCCCAACGCTATTTTAAACGTTACCAGAAGCTCAAAGAAGCTGTCAAATATCTGACTGAACTGATTGAAGAAACCAAGGCCACCATTCTTTATCTGGAAAGCGTTGAAACGGTTCTCAACCAAGCTGGGCTGGAGGAAATCGCTGAAATCCGTGAAGAATTGATCCAAACAGGTTTCATCCGAAGAAGACAGCGGGAGAAAATCCACAAACGCAAAAAACCAGAACAATATCTGGCGAGCGATGGCAAGACCATCATCTATGTCGGACGCAATAACCTGCAAAACGAGGAACTAACCTTTAAAATGGCTCGCAAGGAGGAACTTTGGTTCCATGCCAAGGACATCCCTGGAAGCCATGTCGTCATCTCAGGGAATCTTGATCCATCTGATGAAGTTAAAACAGATGCGGCCGAACTAGCTGCCTACTTCTCCAAAGGGCGCTTGTCAAATCTCGTGCAAGTGGATATGATAGAAGTCAAAAAACTCAACAAACCAACTGGAGGAAAACCCGGTTTTGTAACCTACACAGGACAAAAGACCCTCCGTGTCACACCAGACCCCGAAAAAATCGCATCTATGAAAAAATCCTGATTCCACTTGAAATCAGGATTTTCGTTTACATTTTACTCTGCAATCAAGGTTTCCAAACCAACCTTCATCATATCGGTGAAGGTGTTTTGGCGTTCTTCTGCAGTAGTGTCTTCATCTGGATTGACCAAGCTATCAGAAATGGTCATGATAGCAAGTGCATCAACGTGGTGTTGGGCAGCAAGATAGTAAAGAGCTGCTGCTTCCATCTCCACAGCCTTGACTCCCCATTTACCAAGCTCGATGTTCTTTTCAAAATAGTTTGAGTAAAAGACATCTGACGACAAAACGTTCCCAACGTGGGTGGTCATACCAAGTTCTTTGGCGATATGGTAGGCCTTGTCTAGCAAGTCAAAACTTGCAATTTGTGGAAAATCATACTGTGGCCAGTCGTTGCGTATGATGTTTGAGTTGGTTGCAGCAGCCTGTGCCAAGACCAATTCACGGACGTGGACATCCTCATTTAACGAACCCGCAGTTCCCACGCGGATCAATTTTTTCACCCCGTAGTCCACAATCAACTCGCGTGCATAGATAGAGATTGATGGCATTCCCATCCCAGTTCCCATGACAGATATACGGTGACCCTTATAAGTACCAGTGTAGCCAAACATGTTACGCACTTCGTTAAAACAAACAGCATCTTCAAGGAAATTCTCCG
Above is a window of Streptococcus oralis subsp. dentisani DNA encoding:
- a CDS encoding diacylglycerol kinase family protein; protein product: MDSQDNKRKWKNRDLVSSLEFAITGILTAIKEERNMRKHAVTALVVILAGFVFQVSRIEWLFLLMSIFLVVAFEIINSAIENVVDLASHYHFSMLAKKAKDMAAGAVLVVSLLAAVTGALIFLPRIWDLLF
- the deoD gene encoding purine-nucleoside phosphorylase — protein: MSIHIAAKQGEIADKILLPGDPLRAKFIAENFLEDAVCFNEVRNMFGYTGTYKGHRISVMGTGMGMPSISIYARELIVDYGVKKLIRVGTAGSLNEDVHVRELVLAQAAATNSNIIRNDWPQYDFPQIASFDLLDKAYHIAKELGMTTHVGNVLSSDVFYSNYFEKNIELGKWGVKAVEMEAAALYYLAAQHHVDALAIMTISDSLVNPDEDTTAEERQNTFTDMMKVGLETLIAE
- the ybeY gene encoding rRNA maturation RNase YbeY; translated protein: MYIEMVDETGQVSQEILQQTQEILEFAAQKIGKEDKEMAVTFVTNDRSHELNLEYRDTDRPTDVISLEYKPELDIAFDEEDLLENPELVEMMSEFDAYIGELFISIDKAHEQAEEYGHSFEREMGFLAVHGFLHINGYDHYTPEEEAEMFGLQEEILTAYGLTRQ
- the pavA gene encoding Rqc2 family fibronectin-binding protein PavA; protein product: MSFDGFFLHHMVEELRRELVNGRIQKINQPFEQELVLQIRSNRQSHRLLLSAHPVFGRVQLTQTTFENPAQPSTFIMVLRKYLQGALIESIEQVENDRIVEITVSNKNEIGDHIQATLIIEIMGKHSNILLVDKSSHKILEVIKHVGFSQNSYRTLLPGSTYIAPPSTESLNPFTVKDEKLFEILQTQELTAKNLQSLFQGLGRDTANELESLLVHDKLSTFRHFFGQETKPYLTETSFSPVPFANRVGEPFTSLSDLLDTYYKDKAERDRVKQQASELIRRVENELQKNRHKLKKQEKELLATDNAEEFRQKGELLTTFLHQVPNDQDQVTLDNYYTNQPITIALDKALTPSQNAQRYFKRYQKLKEAVKYLTELIEETKATILYLESVETVLNQAGLEEIAEIREELIQTGFIRRRQREKIHKRKKPEQYLASDGKTIIYVGRNNLQNEELTFKMARKEELWFHAKDIPGSHVVISGNLDPSDEVKTDAAELAAYFSKGRLSNLVQVDMIEVKKLNKPTGGKPGFVTYTGQKTLRVTPDPEKIASMKKS